In Zobellia roscoffensis, the following are encoded in one genomic region:
- a CDS encoding SusC/RagA family TonB-linked outer membrane protein: MKKTKQSKSTRLWLLQSVAILFFVSYGGGNLRAQDTVTGVIVEEGSDSMPIPGVSVIKKGTKVGVISNFDGEYSIPAEPGDVLEFNYLGMKRKSITVTGTTHNITMEADVENLEEVVVVGYGTVKKKELTGAVSSVKSEDIENFVTSDLGNALQGQASGVNVISSAQPGGSSEILIRGITSVSGSNTPLYVIDGIPQADDPRIPPSEIESIDILKDAASAAIYGTRGASGVILITTKRGKAGSLQVKLNGSYGIQKITSGTPLMNTQQQTYFNLVRDRNVTGSTDDVTVLGLSRSPQGFLYDTDLSELVFVDNAAIQDYTINVSGGTQDITYNVSSGFYEAEGVIINSNFKRFNTRINTMYQHKRWKIGATAGMNKEEVERSPGGIITQTIRYYPTQQGLPDNINEPIETLGGDESNRLGWVIDSFDNIDVSNTTRAYANLNVDYELLSGLNLKFRAGINEANDFREKFNGYTPVYNSQTGELLSNPSNSFVENIASYWSSSTYDGIITYNKKLEDNNITFTAAGSRESYGYKQFTAKKYGVVSNDVQVLNNATLNPDARSGSNYKNKLIGILGRVQYDYKGKYLLSSSVRRDGSSKFGQDYRWGTFPSVSVGWNVSDENFWSSLKPVANNFKIRASRGTVGNQSFSPYSFSAGITQGVDYAFGPEGGDVLSFGSTQTEFANAVVKWETSIQNNVGIDLGFFDNRLTLTTEYYQTKKQDMLFPIVLPGSTGGGNNAQVVLNVGNMTNSGFEFAMGFNDRIGKLNWGLNGTFTTMDNEITKINGEGGFLFTNDYGLISGATTSSQVTVLAEGHEAGAFFLYPTNGIIDTAEKLTEYQNLVPNAQMGDLIYVDSDGSGDISDADRVYSGSGLPEYEVGLNLNADFKGFDFSMQWYGAFGHEIMNGAKATAYGYGRHRDLVYAWSEANPSTTIPAYRGDTKSHPNFKGFTDLWLEKGDYVRLKALTLGYSVPKSICDKIGTSKLRFYFTAQNPLTFTDYSGYDPEIGGGISARGLDKGNYPVTSQYIFGLNFNF, from the coding sequence ATCTACGGGCACAGGATACTGTTACCGGAGTTATAGTAGAGGAGGGTAGTGATTCTATGCCCATACCCGGAGTTTCGGTAATCAAAAAAGGTACAAAAGTTGGTGTTATATCCAATTTTGACGGAGAATATTCAATACCTGCTGAGCCGGGCGATGTCTTGGAGTTCAATTACCTAGGTATGAAGAGAAAAAGTATAACCGTTACGGGAACAACTCATAATATTACCATGGAAGCCGATGTTGAGAACTTGGAAGAGGTAGTAGTTGTAGGCTATGGAACAGTTAAAAAGAAAGAGCTCACCGGGGCTGTATCCAGTGTTAAATCAGAGGATATTGAAAATTTTGTAACATCAGATTTAGGGAACGCACTGCAAGGTCAGGCCTCAGGGGTAAATGTTATTAGTTCGGCACAACCAGGAGGGAGCTCAGAAATCTTAATTAGGGGTATAACCTCGGTTTCAGGAAGTAACACGCCACTATATGTCATAGATGGTATACCTCAGGCAGATGACCCTAGAATACCACCATCAGAAATAGAATCTATAGATATTTTAAAAGATGCGGCTTCAGCTGCTATTTATGGTACACGTGGAGCTTCGGGAGTGATATTAATAACAACCAAAAGAGGAAAAGCAGGTTCGTTACAGGTAAAGCTCAATGGTAGTTACGGTATACAGAAAATAACGTCCGGGACACCATTAATGAATACGCAACAACAAACCTATTTTAATCTTGTTAGAGATAGAAATGTTACGGGAAGCACGGACGATGTTACTGTTCTTGGCTTATCTAGAAGTCCACAAGGCTTTTTATATGATACGGATTTATCGGAATTGGTATTTGTAGATAATGCCGCTATACAGGATTATACCATAAACGTGTCCGGTGGTACACAGGATATAACATACAATGTGTCTTCTGGTTTCTATGAAGCGGAAGGAGTTATAATTAATTCCAACTTTAAAAGGTTTAACACCCGTATAAATACAATGTACCAGCATAAGCGGTGGAAAATAGGAGCAACGGCAGGTATGAACAAAGAAGAGGTAGAGAGGTCTCCTGGTGGAATCATAACTCAGACCATCCGGTATTATCCAACTCAACAAGGTTTACCGGATAATATTAATGAACCTATTGAAACCTTGGGAGGTGATGAATCGAACAGATTAGGTTGGGTTATTGATAGTTTTGACAATATAGATGTATCTAATACAACAAGAGCCTACGCTAATTTAAATGTTGATTATGAGTTGTTGTCCGGTCTAAATCTAAAATTTAGGGCAGGAATAAACGAAGCCAATGATTTTAGGGAAAAATTTAACGGGTATACTCCTGTTTATAATTCTCAAACTGGAGAATTGTTAAGCAATCCGTCCAATAGTTTTGTTGAAAACATTGCCAGTTATTGGTCTTCCTCTACTTATGATGGTATAATAACCTATAACAAAAAGTTAGAAGATAACAACATTACATTTACCGCTGCCGGATCCCGAGAAAGCTATGGGTATAAACAATTTACGGCCAAAAAATATGGTGTGGTCAGTAATGATGTGCAAGTACTTAATAATGCCACACTCAACCCCGATGCCAGATCGGGCTCCAATTATAAGAACAAGCTAATTGGAATTTTAGGGAGAGTTCAATATGACTATAAAGGTAAATACTTATTGAGTTCTAGCGTTCGTAGGGATGGATCTTCAAAATTTGGACAGGACTATAGGTGGGGTACGTTTCCTTCGGTTTCCGTAGGATGGAACGTTTCGGATGAAAACTTTTGGTCCTCTCTGAAACCGGTAGCCAACAATTTTAAAATAAGGGCAAGTAGGGGTACCGTTGGAAATCAAAGTTTTTCTCCTTACTCCTTTTCAGCAGGTATAACACAAGGTGTAGACTATGCTTTTGGTCCCGAAGGTGGAGATGTGCTGTCTTTTGGTTCTACACAAACAGAATTTGCGAATGCTGTTGTAAAATGGGAAACTTCAATTCAGAACAACGTTGGTATTGATCTGGGCTTTTTTGACAATAGACTTACACTAACTACAGAATATTATCAAACTAAAAAACAAGATATGTTATTCCCAATTGTATTGCCAGGCTCTACTGGTGGAGGGAACAATGCACAAGTAGTTCTTAATGTAGGTAATATGACCAACTCTGGTTTTGAGTTTGCCATGGGGTTCAATGATCGTATAGGTAAACTTAACTGGGGCTTAAACGGGACCTTCACAACCATGGATAATGAGATTACTAAAATAAACGGTGAAGGTGGTTTTCTATTTACTAATGACTATGGTCTAATTAGCGGAGCTACAACTAGTTCGCAAGTTACCGTACTAGCAGAAGGGCACGAAGCCGGAGCCTTTTTCTTGTATCCAACAAACGGTATTATCGATACTGCCGAAAAGCTTACGGAGTATCAAAACTTAGTTCCTAATGCCCAAATGGGAGATTTAATTTATGTAGACTCCGATGGGAGTGGGGATATTTCTGATGCAGATAGAGTCTATAGCGGTAGTGGGCTACCAGAATACGAAGTGGGCTTGAATTTAAATGCAGATTTTAAGGGTTTTGATTTTTCAATGCAATGGTACGGAGCCTTTGGGCATGAAATAATGAACGGGGCAAAAGCAACAGCTTATGGGTATGGCCGCCATAGAGATTTGGTTTATGCATGGTCCGAAGCAAACCCAAGCACTACAATTCCTGCTTATAGAGGAGACACAAAGTCACACCCCAATTTTAAGGGATTCACTGATCTTTGGCTGGAGAAAGGAGATTATGTCAGGTTAAAGGCACTCACCCTTGGGTATAGTGTGCCTAAAAGTATTTGCGATAAAATAGGCACATCAAAATTAAGGTTCTATTTCACCGCGCAGAATCCACTGACCTTTACTGATTATTCTGGTTACGATCCGGAAATTGGAGGAGGTATCAGTGCTAGGGGACTTGACAAAGGGAATTACCCGGTTACTTCTCAATATATTTTTGGATTAAATTTTAATTTTTAA